A region from the Rhizobium sp. ARZ01 genome encodes:
- the fdhF gene encoding formate dehydrogenase subunit alpha, giving the protein MPLVPEIDYGTPASKSEKMVTLTIDGREITVPEGTSIMRASMEAGIEIPKLCATDMVDAFGSCRICLVEIEGRAGMPASCTTPVAPGLVVSTQTPRLKEVRRGVMELYVSDHPLAWNEKAGTGASEFDQVASSIGLTENRYGVEGRNHVAPGGGSLTIDYMVRDESNPYFTYDPAQCIVCSRCVRACEEVQGTFALTIEGRGFDSRMSAGMHEAFIDSECVSCGACVQACPTDALREKSVLETGMPEHSVVTTCAYCGVGCSFKAEMRDEELVRMVPWKDGQANRGHSCVKGRFAYGYSTHRDRILNPMVREKITDPWREVSWEEAFAHVASEFRRIQYQYGRDSVGGITSSRCTNEETYLVQKLVRAGFGNNNVDTCARVCHSPTGYGLGQTFGTSAGTQNFDSVEETDVVIVIGANPTDGHPVFASRLKKRLRQGAKLIVIDPRRIDLVKGPHVEASYHLPLKPGTNVAVVTALAHVIVTEGLFAEQFIRERCDWSEFEDWASFVSEPRHSPEEVEKLSGVPADMIRRAARLFATGGNGSIYYGLGVTEHSQGSTAVMAIANLAMATGNIGRPGVGVNPLRGQNNVQGSCDMGSFPHELPGYRHISDDATREIFEKLWGVKLNDEPGLRIPNMLDAAVEGTFKGIYIQGEDILQSDPDTKHVSAGLAAMECVVVQDLFLNETANYAHVFLPGSTFLEKDGTFTNAERRINRVRRVMTPRNGYADWEVTQRLAQAMGLAWNYKHPSEIMDEIAATTPSFALVSYDYLEKMGSVQWPCNEKNPEGSPIMHVNGFVRGKGKFIRTEYVATDEKTGPRFPLLLTTGRILSQYNVGAQTRRTDNVVWHDEDRLEIHPHDAENRGIRDGDWVRLASRSGETTLRALITDRVAAGVVYTTFHHPDTQANVITTDFSDWATNCPEYKVTAVQVSPSNGPSEWQVEYGEQARQSRRITGKLEAAE; this is encoded by the coding sequence ATGCCCCTCGTTCCTGAAATCGACTACGGCACCCCCGCCTCCAAGTCGGAAAAGATGGTGACGCTAACGATCGACGGTCGCGAGATTACCGTGCCGGAGGGCACCTCGATCATGCGCGCCTCGATGGAGGCGGGCATCGAGATCCCGAAACTCTGCGCCACCGACATGGTCGACGCCTTCGGCTCCTGCCGGATCTGTCTGGTGGAGATCGAGGGGCGCGCCGGCATGCCCGCCTCGTGCACGACGCCGGTGGCGCCGGGCCTGGTCGTCTCGACCCAGACACCACGGCTGAAGGAGGTGCGTCGCGGCGTGATGGAGCTCTACGTCTCCGACCATCCGCTCGCCTGGAACGAGAAGGCCGGCACCGGCGCCAGCGAGTTCGACCAGGTTGCCAGTTCGATCGGTCTCACCGAGAACCGCTACGGCGTCGAAGGCCGCAACCACGTCGCGCCCGGCGGCGGCTCGCTTACCATCGATTACATGGTCCGCGACGAGTCGAACCCCTACTTCACCTATGACCCTGCCCAATGCATCGTCTGCTCGCGCTGCGTGCGCGCCTGCGAGGAGGTGCAGGGCACCTTTGCCCTCACCATCGAGGGCCGCGGCTTTGACAGCCGCATGTCGGCCGGCATGCACGAGGCGTTCATCGATTCCGAATGCGTGTCCTGCGGCGCCTGCGTGCAGGCATGCCCGACCGATGCGCTGCGCGAGAAGTCGGTGCTCGAAACGGGCATGCCCGAGCATTCGGTCGTCACCACCTGCGCCTATTGCGGCGTCGGCTGTTCGTTCAAGGCGGAGATGCGCGACGAAGAGCTCGTGCGCATGGTGCCGTGGAAGGATGGCCAGGCGAACCGCGGCCACTCCTGCGTGAAGGGCCGCTTCGCCTACGGTTACTCGACCCACCGCGACCGCATCCTCAATCCGATGGTCCGCGAGAAGATCACAGATCCCTGGCGCGAGGTGAGCTGGGAAGAGGCCTTTGCGCACGTCGCGAGCGAGTTCCGGCGAATCCAGTACCAGTACGGCCGCGATTCCGTCGGCGGCATCACCTCGTCGCGCTGCACGAACGAGGAGACTTATCTCGTGCAGAAGCTGGTGCGCGCCGGCTTCGGCAACAACAACGTCGACACCTGCGCCCGCGTCTGCCACTCGCCGACCGGCTACGGCCTCGGCCAGACCTTCGGCACGTCCGCCGGCACGCAGAACTTCGATTCCGTCGAGGAGACCGACGTCGTCATCGTCATCGGCGCCAATCCGACCGACGGCCATCCCGTTTTCGCCTCTCGTCTGAAGAAGCGGCTGCGCCAGGGCGCCAAGCTGATCGTCATCGATCCGCGCCGCATCGACCTCGTCAAGGGCCCGCATGTTGAGGCGAGCTACCATCTGCCGCTGAAGCCCGGCACGAACGTCGCCGTCGTCACCGCCCTTGCGCACGTCATCGTCACCGAAGGTCTTTTTGCCGAGCAGTTCATCCGCGAGCGTTGCGACTGGTCGGAGTTCGAGGACTGGGCGTCGTTTGTGTCCGAACCGCGCCACAGCCCGGAGGAAGTCGAGAAGCTCTCCGGTGTTCCGGCCGATATGATCCGCCGTGCTGCTCGGCTCTTTGCCACCGGCGGCAATGGTTCGATCTACTACGGCCTCGGTGTTACCGAGCACAGCCAGGGTTCGACCGCTGTCATGGCGATTGCCAATCTTGCCATGGCGACCGGCAATATCGGCCGGCCGGGTGTCGGCGTGAACCCGCTGCGCGGCCAGAATAACGTGCAGGGCTCGTGCGACATGGGCTCGTTCCCCCACGAACTGCCGGGTTATCGCCACATCTCCGATGATGCGACGCGCGAGATTTTCGAGAAGCTCTGGGGCGTCAAGCTCAACGACGAACCGGGCCTGCGTATTCCCAACATGCTGGATGCGGCCGTGGAGGGGACGTTCAAGGGCATCTACATCCAGGGCGAAGACATCCTGCAGTCCGATCCGGACACCAAGCACGTCTCTGCCGGTCTCGCCGCGATGGAATGCGTCGTCGTGCAGGACCTGTTCCTGAACGAAACGGCAAACTACGCGCACGTCTTCCTGCCGGGCTCGACCTTCCTTGAGAAGGACGGCACCTTCACCAATGCCGAGCGCCGCATCAACCGGGTACGCCGGGTCATGACCCCGCGCAACGGCTATGCCGACTGGGAAGTCACCCAGAGGCTCGCGCAGGCGATGGGCCTTGCCTGGAACTACAAGCACCCGTCCGAGATCATGGACGAGATCGCCGCGACGACACCGAGCTTCGCGCTCGTCTCCTACGACTATCTCGAAAAGATGGGCTCCGTGCAGTGGCCGTGCAACGAGAAAAACCCGGAAGGGTCACCGATCATGCACGTCAATGGCTTCGTGCGCGGCAAGGGTAAGTTCATCCGCACCGAATATGTGGCGACGGACGAAAAGACCGGGCCGCGCTTCCCGCTGTTGCTCACCACCGGCCGCATTCTCAGCCAATACAATGTCGGCGCACAGACGCGGCGTACCGACAACGTCGTCTGGCATGACGAGGACCGGCTGGAGATCCATCCGCACGACGCCGAGAACCGCGGCATCCGCGATGGCGACTGGGTGCGGCTGGCCAGCCGCTCGGGCGAGACGACGCTGCGTGCGCTGATCACCGATCGCGTGGCCGCTGGCGTGGTCTATACGACCTTCCACCACCCCGACACGCAGGCGAACGTCATCACCACCGACTTCTCCGACTGGGCGACGAACTGCCCGGAATACAAGGTGACGGCGGTTCAGGTCTCGCCTTCCAACGGTCCGTCCGAATGGCAGGTCGAGTATGGCGAACAGGCTCGCCAGTCGCGCCGGATTACTGGCAAGCTGGAGGCGGCGGAGTAG
- a CDS encoding DUF4287 domain-containing protein, which yields MSDTEKVKGPASYFPSIEKKYGQPIEHWKAIIRAQEGKAHMQIVAFLKETHGLGHGHANALVAATLAETKS from the coding sequence ATGAGCGACACGGAAAAGGTGAAGGGCCCCGCGTCCTACTTCCCCTCGATCGAGAAGAAGTATGGCCAGCCGATCGAGCACTGGAAAGCAATTATCCGCGCGCAGGAAGGCAAGGCGCACATGCAGATCGTGGCGTTCCTGAAGGAGACGCACGGTCTCGGCCATGGCCATGCCAATGCGCTCGTCGCGGCCACGTTGGCCGAGACCAAGTCGTAG
- a CDS encoding formate dehydrogenase subunit delta → MSNDTKLVRMANQIATFFHSQPGEDGSKNVATHINKFWEPRMRRQFFELVENRGGEGLDPMVLDAVPLIRRPPPPVAGGDVSGG, encoded by the coding sequence ATGTCGAACGATACAAAACTGGTCCGGATGGCCAATCAGATCGCTACCTTCTTCCATTCCCAGCCGGGAGAGGATGGGTCGAAGAATGTTGCGACACATATCAATAAGTTCTGGGAGCCGCGCATGCGCCGCCAGTTCTTCGAACTCGTGGAAAATCGCGGGGGAGAAGGGCTGGATCCGATGGTGCTTGATGCCGTGCCGCTGATCCGTCGCCCGCCACCGCCTGTCGCAGGCGGGGATGTGTCCGGCGGATGA
- a CDS encoding isoprenylcysteine carboxylmethyltransferase family protein, whose protein sequence is METALDIAVTCLSVIVVGFYTWSLRGHFSSPRMPDGMKVVSAAVTLTTLYFLYLVWSRQQPVAAQLVGLGLEIAATVLFWWAISASRKARLRFAFDPDKPDSLVTIGPYRLVRHPFYTSYIIFWTGWAIATWTLWSVLPVLAFVIIYVVAAKGEESKFAATPLAAEYEAYRRRTGFLIPKIAGA, encoded by the coding sequence ATGGAAACAGCACTGGACATTGCCGTCACCTGTTTGAGCGTTATCGTCGTCGGTTTCTATACTTGGTCGCTACGCGGACATTTTTCATCTCCCCGTATGCCTGATGGCATGAAGGTCGTCTCGGCCGCAGTGACACTGACAACCCTCTATTTCCTCTATCTGGTCTGGAGCCGGCAGCAGCCGGTCGCCGCGCAGCTGGTCGGCCTAGGTCTGGAAATCGCGGCAACTGTACTCTTCTGGTGGGCGATATCGGCATCCCGCAAGGCGCGCCTGCGCTTTGCTTTCGACCCGGACAAGCCGGACAGCCTCGTCACGATCGGGCCCTACCGCCTCGTGCGGCACCCGTTCTACACGTCCTACATCATCTTCTGGACCGGCTGGGCGATTGCGACCTGGACCCTTTGGTCTGTCCTGCCTGTGCTCGCCTTCGTGATCATTTATGTCGTCGCGGCGAAAGGCGAGGAAAGCAAGTTCGCAGCTACACCGCTGGCGGCCGAGTATGAGGCCTATCGCCGCCGCACGGGTTTCCTGATTCCGAAGATTGCGGGGGCTTGA
- the fdhD gene encoding formate dehydrogenase accessory sulfurtransferase FdhD, giving the protein MTHFNTTTRVPELARRTGQLGEGERIVPEEVPIAFTYHGSTHAVMMATPADLEDFAVGFSLTEGIISDADEIELVEVVAEEKGIDLQIRLADVQSAALTARRRHMAGPVGCGLCGIESIEQAVRVTPSVRTSALTLTEGEVAEAVRLLNGQQPLHMETHAVHGAAFFVPGTGLIAVREDVGRHNALDKLAGAAARAGYRGSAGAVVVTSRVSVEMVQKTAVVGSPFIIAISAPTALAIRTAEEAGMTLIALVRGDEFEIFTGAERVIPSSDEAGRRVINR; this is encoded by the coding sequence ATGACGCATTTCAACACGACCACCAGGGTTCCCGAGCTGGCCCGGCGCACCGGGCAGCTCGGCGAGGGTGAGCGCATCGTTCCGGAGGAGGTGCCGATCGCCTTCACCTATCATGGTTCGACCCATGCGGTGATGATGGCGACACCAGCGGACCTGGAGGACTTCGCGGTCGGCTTCAGTCTGACGGAGGGCATCATATCCGATGCCGACGAGATCGAACTGGTCGAAGTCGTCGCCGAGGAGAAGGGCATCGACCTGCAGATCCGCCTCGCCGATGTCCAAAGCGCCGCGCTGACTGCGCGCCGTCGCCATATGGCGGGACCTGTCGGCTGCGGGCTCTGCGGCATCGAATCGATCGAGCAGGCGGTGCGGGTGACACCGTCAGTCCGGACGTCGGCGCTGACGTTGACGGAAGGCGAGGTCGCAGAGGCCGTGCGTCTCCTGAACGGCCAGCAGCCTCTGCACATGGAGACGCACGCCGTCCATGGCGCCGCGTTCTTCGTTCCCGGAACGGGACTGATTGCCGTGCGCGAGGACGTAGGCCGGCACAATGCGCTCGACAAGCTCGCCGGTGCGGCTGCCCGCGCAGGTTATCGCGGCAGCGCAGGGGCCGTCGTCGTCACCAGCCGGGTCTCCGTCGAAATGGTGCAGAAGACGGCCGTCGTCGGCAGTCCCTTCATCATTGCGATCTCGGCACCCACAGCCCTTGCTATCCGCACGGCCGAAGAGGCCGGCATGACGTTGATCGCGCTGGTGCGAGGCGACGAGTTCGAAATCTTTACAGGCGCCGAGCGCGTTATCCCGTCTTCAGACGAAGCCGGACGCCGGGTCATCAACAGGTAG
- a CDS encoding chemotaxis protein CheW has translation MTTFKTAGFAGETLEIIAFRLHDQEFCVKTTTIREIRGWAPSTPIPHSPPDVIGVMNLRGTVIPIIDLAHKLGMKSTEANERSAIVVAEVHNMVVGLVVDRVSDILTIRADQIQPVPEVTTSFDKVYAEGIIAHENGMICFLNLARMFKERDVEDMAA, from the coding sequence ATGACGACCTTCAAGACGGCCGGTTTTGCCGGCGAAACCCTCGAGATCATTGCTTTCCGGCTCCATGATCAGGAATTTTGCGTAAAGACGACGACGATCCGCGAAATCCGCGGCTGGGCACCGTCGACGCCGATCCCGCATTCCCCCCCGGACGTCATTGGCGTCATGAACCTGCGCGGAACGGTGATCCCGATCATCGACCTCGCCCACAAGCTGGGCATGAAGAGCACGGAAGCCAACGAGCGCAGCGCCATCGTCGTTGCCGAGGTACACAACATGGTCGTCGGCCTCGTCGTCGACCGCGTGTCGGATATTCTCACCATTCGCGCCGACCAGATTCAGCCGGTGCCGGAAGTCACGACGTCCTTCGACAAGGTTTACGCCGAGGGTATCATCGCCCACGAAAACGGCATGATCTGCTTCCTCAACCTGGCGCGCATGTTCAAGGAGCGCGACGTCGAGGACATGGCGGCCTGA
- a CDS encoding alpha/beta hydrolase, producing MVFDSQTIVTRHGAVRYSDTGGSGFPVVLVHGSSFSRRVFERQFDSGLAKRWRLIAVDLPGHGESEDAPDPRSAYTVTGFAECLEEIADALDLKRLAVFGWSLGGHVAIEWMSRSTRIRGLMLCGAPPMPRGLIGMFRAFHASLDLLLTSKQIFTERDAARFASLCFTSIEPPFQDLVLRTDGLVRSIFAQSLARGDGVDQRRTIEMASIPVAIVAGTDDPFVRLGYLAGINLPDHFASEPIVFQGAGHAPFWEKADVFNAILDRFLDTVAADTASAWQAHVRRVTARARG from the coding sequence ATGGTATTCGACAGTCAGACGATCGTGACCCGTCACGGTGCCGTGCGCTACAGCGACACGGGCGGTTCGGGCTTCCCGGTCGTTCTTGTTCATGGTTCGAGCTTTTCCCGGCGCGTCTTCGAACGGCAGTTCGACAGCGGGCTTGCGAAACGCTGGCGTCTGATCGCCGTCGATCTGCCGGGACATGGCGAATCGGAGGATGCGCCCGACCCGCGCTCCGCCTACACGGTGACCGGCTTTGCGGAATGCCTCGAGGAGATTGCCGATGCCCTCGACTTGAAGCGGCTGGCGGTGTTCGGCTGGTCGCTTGGCGGCCATGTCGCAATCGAGTGGATGAGCCGGAGCACGCGCATTCGCGGCCTGATGCTCTGTGGCGCGCCGCCCATGCCGCGGGGTCTGATCGGTATGTTCCGCGCCTTCCATGCGTCGCTCGATCTCCTTCTTACCTCGAAGCAGATCTTCACCGAGCGTGACGCTGCCCGCTTTGCCTCTCTATGTTTCACCTCAATCGAACCGCCGTTCCAGGATCTGGTCCTGCGGACTGACGGGCTGGTTCGGTCAATTTTTGCGCAGAGCCTTGCGCGCGGCGATGGGGTAGACCAGCGCCGCACAATCGAGATGGCGTCAATTCCAGTCGCCATCGTTGCGGGAACCGACGACCCCTTCGTTCGTCTCGGCTATCTTGCCGGAATCAATCTTCCGGACCACTTCGCAAGCGAGCCAATTGTCTTCCAGGGAGCCGGCCATGCGCCCTTCTGGGAGAAGGCGGACGTTTTCAATGCGATCCTCGATCGTTTCCTCGATACCGTCGCTGCCGATACAGCCTCAGCATGGCAGGCACACGTCCGCCGCGTGACCGCACGCGCAAGGGGTTAA